One segment of Pseudodesulfovibrio sp. 5S69 DNA contains the following:
- a CDS encoding APC family permease has translation MNNLQKKYGFWTATAMVVGIVIGSGVFFKADNVLEASAGSLPTALFAWLIGGVIMVVTAYVFSKIATRIQKVNGVVDYFEQAYGKTAGYLVAWFMTFIYYPTLVAVLAWVSANYTQGLIGAESALWPFAWGYLTAFFLLNYFSPVLAGRWQVTSTVVKLIPLGLVAVVGTIVGLTNGMTVENFTVAARTVSHGGGGLALATLSTAFAYEGWIIATVINAELKDAKRTLPRALVVGTISVVCIYMLYYLGISGVLTNEQVLAQGDAAPVRVISIIFGRLGGTLLTVFVIISCLGTLNGLIMGSARGMFSIASRGMGPRPDLFSRVNPVNNCTTHSAVIGYLLSCFWLLVWYGNFAGWWGSFMDISELPIAFLYVIYISLYVWVMKTFTDLGGFSRYACPCLAGAGSLYIIWGAIQKDMFLHFLVLSLLILVAGVWLMHGKRPQNRRRVQA, from the coding sequence ATGAACAATCTACAAAAAAAGTACGGATTCTGGACCGCGACCGCCATGGTCGTGGGCATCGTCATCGGCTCAGGCGTATTCTTCAAGGCGGACAACGTGCTTGAGGCCTCAGCGGGCAGCCTGCCCACGGCCCTGTTCGCCTGGCTCATCGGCGGCGTGATCATGGTCGTCACGGCCTACGTCTTCTCCAAAATCGCCACCCGGATCCAAAAGGTCAACGGCGTGGTCGACTACTTCGAACAGGCCTACGGCAAGACGGCCGGATACCTGGTGGCCTGGTTCATGACCTTCATCTACTACCCCACCCTGGTGGCCGTGCTGGCCTGGGTCTCGGCCAACTACACCCAGGGGCTCATCGGGGCCGAAAGCGCCCTATGGCCGTTTGCCTGGGGCTACCTGACGGCCTTCTTCCTGCTCAACTACTTCTCGCCGGTCCTGGCCGGGCGATGGCAGGTGACCTCCACCGTGGTCAAACTCATTCCATTGGGCCTGGTCGCCGTGGTCGGAACCATCGTCGGGCTGACCAACGGCATGACCGTGGAGAACTTCACGGTCGCGGCCAGGACCGTGTCCCACGGGGGCGGTGGCCTGGCCCTGGCCACCCTGTCCACGGCCTTCGCCTACGAAGGCTGGATCATCGCCACGGTCATCAACGCCGAACTCAAGGACGCCAAGAGGACCCTGCCCCGCGCCCTGGTGGTCGGGACCATCAGCGTGGTCTGCATCTACATGCTCTACTACCTGGGCATCTCCGGGGTCCTGACCAACGAGCAGGTCCTGGCCCAAGGCGACGCCGCCCCGGTGCGGGTCATCTCCATCATCTTCGGGCGGCTCGGCGGCACCCTGCTCACGGTCTTCGTGATCATCTCCTGCCTGGGCACCCTCAATGGCCTGATCATGGGCTCGGCGCGCGGCATGTTCTCCATCGCCTCGCGCGGCATGGGCCCGAGGCCGGACCTGTTCAGCCGGGTCAACCCGGTGAACAACTGCACCACCCATTCGGCCGTCATCGGCTACCTCCTGTCCTGCTTCTGGCTCCTGGTCTGGTACGGCAACTTCGCGGGCTGGTGGGGCAGCTTCATGGACATCTCCGAACTGCCCATCGCCTTCCTGTACGTCATCTACATCTCCCTCTACGTCTGGGTCATGAAGACCTTCACCGACCTCGGCGGCTTCAGCCGCTACGCCTGCCCCTGCCTGGCCGGGGCCGGCTCCCTGTACATCATCTGGGGGGCCATCCAGAAGGACATGTTCCTGCACTTCCTGGTCCTGTCCCTGCTCATCCTGGTGGCGGGCGTCTGGCTCATGCACGGCAAGAGGCCGCAGAACCGCCGCCGCGTGCAGGCCTAG
- a CDS encoding FadR/GntR family transcriptional regulator produces the protein MEARPVSRKCISDEIVTQIREMIDHGRLQPGDRLPAERKLAEQFGVSRTTVREGIKILSESGLLTSRQGAGTFVSHPDDGARGGSLIEAVLAGNHALQDVFEVRKMLEPEIAALAARNGSPDAKTRLEAILMEQEQAIAGGESGAGIDNRFHQALAEASGNPVLREMVTALHEGFSRSRAEEVQSPQRQKASLAAHRAIVEAVRNGHAMQAERAMREHLDEVERIIFDNQRGAYSRR, from the coding sequence ATGGAAGCGAGACCTGTCAGCAGAAAATGCATATCCGACGAGATCGTCACCCAGATCCGGGAGATGATCGACCACGGGCGGTTGCAGCCCGGAGACCGGCTGCCCGCCGAGCGCAAGCTGGCCGAGCAGTTCGGCGTGTCCCGCACCACGGTGCGCGAAGGGATCAAGATATTGTCCGAGTCCGGGCTGCTGACCAGCCGCCAGGGCGCGGGCACCTTTGTCAGCCACCCGGACGACGGGGCCAGGGGCGGGTCGCTCATCGAGGCGGTCCTGGCCGGGAACCACGCCCTTCAGGACGTGTTCGAGGTGCGCAAGATGCTCGAGCCGGAGATCGCGGCCTTGGCCGCGCGCAACGGTTCGCCGGATGCCAAGACCCGGCTTGAGGCCATTCTTATGGAGCAGGAACAGGCCATCGCAGGCGGCGAGAGCGGGGCGGGCATCGACAACCGCTTCCATCAGGCCCTGGCCGAGGCCTCCGGCAACCCGGTGTTGCGCGAGATGGTCACGGCCCTGCACGAGGGATTCTCCCGCAGCCGGGCCGAGGAAGTCCAGTCCCCCCAGCGCCAGAAGGCCTCGCTGGCCGCCCACCGGGCCATTGTCGAGGCGGTCAGAAACGGCCACGCCATGCAGGCCGAACGGGCCATGCGGGAACATCTCGATGAAGTTGAAAGAATCATCTTTGATAATCAAAGAGGAGCATACTCAAGGAGATAG
- a CDS encoding alpha-hydroxy-acid oxidizing protein gives MKEIKDKARELMKGFCRVCKVCDGKACAGEVPGMGGLGTGTSFKANVEALEGFRLNMRLLHDAAEPDTSTSLLGIDMSMPVMAAPIGGVSFNMGGGVSEEDYIDAVVGGCKAAGVIGCTGDGVPPFIHEAGFAAIEKNDGRGIPFIKPWEGDELAEKLEKARKTGCTEFGMDVDAAGLITLRQMGRPVAPKPVAELKKIIDLVHGWDAKFILKGIMTPDEAELAVEAGADAIIVSNHGGRVLDHTPGTAEALPDVAEKVHGRITILVDGGIRTGADVLKMLALGADGVLIGRPVSVAAVGGLQEGVEKYLATIKAQLSGAMVLTGCKDIASIDTNVLF, from the coding sequence ATGAAGGAAATCAAAGACAAAGCACGGGAACTGATGAAAGGCTTCTGCCGGGTCTGCAAGGTCTGCGACGGCAAGGCCTGCGCGGGCGAGGTGCCGGGCATGGGCGGCCTGGGCACGGGCACGTCCTTCAAGGCCAACGTGGAGGCCCTGGAGGGTTTTCGCCTGAACATGCGCCTGCTGCACGACGCGGCTGAGCCGGACACCTCCACCTCGCTGCTCGGCATCGACATGTCCATGCCGGTCATGGCCGCGCCCATCGGCGGCGTGTCCTTCAACATGGGCGGCGGCGTGTCCGAGGAGGACTACATCGACGCTGTGGTCGGCGGCTGCAAGGCGGCCGGGGTCATCGGCTGCACCGGCGACGGTGTGCCGCCCTTCATCCACGAGGCCGGGTTCGCGGCTATCGAGAAGAACGACGGGCGCGGCATCCCCTTCATCAAGCCCTGGGAGGGCGACGAACTCGCCGAGAAGCTCGAAAAGGCGCGCAAGACCGGCTGCACCGAGTTCGGCATGGACGTGGACGCCGCCGGGCTGATCACCCTGCGACAGATGGGCCGCCCCGTGGCGCCCAAGCCCGTGGCCGAGCTCAAGAAGATCATCGACCTGGTCCACGGCTGGGACGCCAAGTTCATCCTCAAGGGGATCATGACCCCGGACGAGGCCGAGCTGGCCGTCGAGGCCGGCGCGGACGCCATTATCGTCTCCAACCACGGCGGGCGCGTGCTCGACCACACCCCCGGCACGGCCGAGGCCCTGCCCGACGTGGCCGAGAAGGTCCACGGCCGGATCACCATCCTGGTGGACGGCGGCATCCGCACCGGCGCGGACGTGCTCAAGATGCTGGCGCTCGGCGCGGACGGCGTACTCATCGGCCGCCCGGTGTCCGTGGCCGCCGTGGGCGGCCTGCAGGAAGGGGTCGAGAAGTACCTCGCGACCATCAAGGCCCAGCTCTCCGGAGCCATGGTCCTGACCGGCTGCAAGGACATCGCCTCCATCGACACCAACGTCCTTTTCTAA
- a CDS encoding sulfite exporter TauE/SafE family protein — protein MITTYILYICLGAVAGVLAGLLGIGGGLVIVPMLNFAFEWQHFPVEHIQHIALGTSMATIIFTSLSSMRAHHKRGAINYTAFWRLAPGIIIGTYLGSWIASLLSTMFLKIFFGLFLYYVATQMLLNIKPKAAHELPGQAGTFAAGSGIGVFSALVGIGGGTLTVPFLSWCNLTMHAAIATAAAVGLPIALAGTTGYIVNGWSVAGIPGPHIGYVYIPALLGIIVTSTLTAPFGAKLAHSLPVTKLKRIFAILLYLVGTRMLWNAFM, from the coding sequence TTGATCACCACGTATATCCTGTACATCTGCCTGGGGGCGGTGGCCGGCGTCCTGGCCGGGTTGCTCGGCATCGGCGGGGGGCTGGTCATCGTGCCCATGCTCAACTTCGCCTTCGAGTGGCAGCACTTCCCGGTGGAGCATATTCAGCACATCGCGCTGGGCACGTCCATGGCCACCATCATATTCACCTCGCTGTCGTCCATGCGCGCCCACCACAAGCGCGGGGCCATCAACTACACCGCCTTCTGGCGGCTGGCCCCCGGCATCATCATCGGCACCTACCTGGGGTCCTGGATCGCCTCGCTGCTGTCCACCATGTTCCTGAAGATATTCTTCGGCCTGTTCCTGTACTACGTGGCCACGCAGATGCTTCTGAACATCAAGCCCAAGGCCGCCCACGAGCTGCCGGGCCAGGCCGGGACCTTTGCCGCTGGCAGCGGCATCGGCGTGTTCTCGGCCCTGGTCGGCATCGGCGGCGGCACCCTGACCGTGCCGTTCCTGTCCTGGTGCAACCTGACCATGCACGCGGCCATCGCCACGGCCGCGGCCGTGGGGCTGCCCATCGCCCTGGCGGGCACTACCGGGTACATCGTCAACGGCTGGTCCGTGGCCGGCATCCCCGGTCCGCACATCGGCTACGTTTACATCCCGGCCCTGCTCGGCATCATCGTGACCAGCACCCTGACCGCGCCGTTCGGGGCCAAGCTGGCCCACAGCCTGCCCGTGACCAAGCTCAAGCGCATCTTTGCCATCCTCCTCTATCTTGTAGGAACGCGCATGCTCTGGAACGCGTTTATGTAA